Proteins found in one Planococcus citri chromosome 2, ihPlaCitr1.1, whole genome shotgun sequence genomic segment:
- the LOC135834854 gene encoding uncharacterized protein LOC135834854, with amino-acid sequence MKNPSWFVFGVIHLLCACTATGEAKKRRPQEVHVQPNGPQMGQAGYLTCPVFGDNGCRIICEIFCDFYNCQSQGQCSNDTICNCYEKYNIFSQQLTPHQYQTLPTSTIWRYKFGFSPNATSLYYILQKSGDLWENFEPVLRNPAQTAISIKSHLLYLHPDWSFIRNLIPKRQGYVDDFISHHASKYDDEHIEFYNDMVMDYIADKYYYSLKGLRNKPHQTMGNPKSRQQTKYFYKLVNLCQNAWLMDYVKDFVQRKGYDDSYLMELLDPKGRKQIARSGLLSLLIISTIDFLMNYEKYYNKSTIYGSQKHTVYYLLSKRQIDELNDLDFDDFEEEMAKAMGQQPWT; translated from the exons ATGAAAAATCCGTCATGGTTCGTCTTCGGCGTAATTCATCTTCTTTGTG CATGCACTGCAACTGGAGAAGCGAAGAAGAGGAGACCACAAGAAGTACACGTTCAACCCAACGGACCTCAAA TGGGCCAAGCAGGCTACCTAACCTGCCCAGTCTTCGGCGACAACGGCTGCCGAATAATCTGCGAAATATTCTGCGACTTTTACAACTGCCAAAGTCAAGGCCAGTGCTCAAACGACACCATCTGCAACTGTTACGaaaaatacaacattttttcCCAACAATTGACACCTCATCAATACCAAACTCTTCCAACTTCTACCATATGGCGATATAAATTCGGTTTCTCGCCAAATGCCACCTCGTTATACTACATCTTGCAAAAATCAGGCGACCTTTGGGAAAACTTCGAACCAGTTTTACGCAATCCGGCTCAAACCGCCATCAGTATAAAATCGCATCTTTTATATTTACACCCGGATTGGTCCTTTATTCGCAACCTGATACCGAAAAGACAAGGCTACGTGGATGATTTCATCAGCCATCATGCCAGTAAATACGACGACGAGCATATTGAATTTTACAACGATATGGTAATGGATTACATCGCCGATAAGTATTACTATAGTTTAAAAGGGCTCAGAAATAAACCGCATCAAACAATGGGTAATCCGAAATCGCGCCAACAGACTAAATACTTTTATAAATTAGTGAATTTGTGTCAAAATGCTTGGCTTATGGATTACGTCAAGGATTTCGTTCAAAGAAAAGGGTACGATGATTCGTACCTGATGGAGTTATTGGATCCGAAAGGTAGGAAGCAAATTGCAAGGAGTGGATTGCTAAGTCTATTGATTATATCGACGATCGATTTCTTAATGAATTacgaaaaatattataataagaGTACGATATATGGTAGTCAGAAACATACTGTTTATTATCTTTTAAGTAAAAGACAAATTGACGAGTTGAATGATTTGGATTTCGACGATTTCGAAGAGGAAATGGCCAAAGCGATGGGCCAGCAACCTTGGACGTAA